The nucleotide window CAGGCAAGGTCGTGTTGCGTGAAGCATCCCCAAGGTCGCGTGAAAGCTGTGCTTTTAAATCAACCTGTGGCGCGAATTGGTTTTTAGCAAGATCGAGTGTTACGCCGTAGGCCTCAACTTTGGCAAGCTCGCTTCTAAGTAAAGGATGGCATTGCGATACTTGCCTCAACGCCGCTTGCGTATCGAGGGTGGGAGCTTCCAAAACAAGTATATCGTGTGGCAGCTCAGTGGGCTGTGCAAGGAGCGGTCGTCCTTGCGAATCACGCAAAAACATCGAAAGTGCAATCGTACTTTGCTCAAAATGCCGAGTGGCTTTAATTAGACCTTCCTTGCGTTCGAGTACCATACGCTGATTGTCCCAAAGATCAAACTCCGTGACCGCACCAGCCGATAAACGCTGGCTCAATTGTCTATCGCGTTCTTCTGCAAGCTCAAGTAGCTCCAAGGCCACTTCCCGCGCCAAGCCAGCGGCAACCCATTGCCAATAGTGTTTGATGGCTTGAAGCTCGAGGCTCAGGGAAGTAGCTCGAACAACTTGCTCGCTTGCGTGCAGAAGCTTTTCTTGGCTGCGAATCTTGGCACGGCGCTCATCAATCGGACCTCCGCGCCACAAAGGAACTTGCACTCCGCCACGTACTTCACCACCGCCCAGTGTCTCATCGGAATAATAGCTTGGGTAGCGCTCATCTTCGAGACCTAGACCAAGACGATAACCCGCAAAGAGCTCAGCGCCCCAAAGCCCCGTGGCCTGTTTTAGGCCAACATCGAGGCTTCGTAATTCGTAATAACCTCCGCTCCGGGATTTGCCCGAAGCTTCAAGCCGCGGATCGAATCCACCATCGGCTTCGGTAAGTTTTCCCTCGGCTTGCTTAAGTTGCTCAAGAGCGATCCGAATGTGTGGATGATGCTTTTGCACGGAACGAACTACGTCTTCAGGATGAAGGACTTGCTCTTTGCGACGCTTATCAGCTTGCTCCGCAAAAGACTCGATTGGCATAGCAAAGTTGATAAAAAGGGCAGCGACAATCCAGCACAGTAATTTGATAAAGAGAATGATGCCCTTCATGACGAACCCTTCGTCTTGTCCGGAGGCGGCGGGCTAGTAGCTGGCGGAAAACCATTGAACTGTCGCCATATTTCAAAGCCAAGTGGTACCTGGCGTAGTAGAAACCAGCCTTTCGCACGCACACCTTGCCTCAAATAGTTCGGGTTGGGCCAAGGCTCATCCTTGGGATCTGGCACCACGAGGATACGAAAATTGCCTTGGCCATCATCGGCAGCGTCTACAAAGGCTACTCGACCACCGAAGGTTCCTGCGGCGACCGACGGCCACCCTGAGAACTGAATGGCAGGCCAGCCTTCGAACTGTAACCTGACTTTATAGTTGCGACGAATCAACGCCGCATCGTTACCATCCACAAAAAGTGCCACGGCGCGATCATCCACATCAGGTACCATGACGGCTAACACAGCGCCTTGTTTGACTTGTTCGCCACCCTGGCGCACCAGCACCCTTAATATCGTACCGTCTGCTGGTGCGACCACAGTTTGCTGTTTCTGCCGGGCAATATCGACATCAAGACGGGCAAGCGTCGCATTGGTCGAAGCGATATCGGTTTGCGCGCTTTGCAGCGATGCCTCGGCATCGGAGATGCTCGCTTGGCTTGAGGCCTGAGCCTGATTAAGATTGGCGCGCTCTTGCTCGAGCTTTTGCTTCGCCGCACGCACCTCCGCTTCAGACGATTGCACTTTAGCTTGGCTTTGACGAAAAGCTAGCTCGGCAAGCTCAAGATCGCGCACTGACGCCAAGCCCTCTTCTTTAAGCTTTTGTTGCCGAGTGAAATTAATTTGGTTGGTTTCAAACTCGGCTTTGGCTGCTTGCAAATCTTGCTCTTTGGAAGCAAGTTCCTCAGTCGTGATTTGCACTTTGGCTCGCGCTGAATCGATCTGGGCGCGCTGCGAAGCACGCAAGGATGCAATCCGGGACTCAAGGTTTTCTACACGAGCGATTTGCGCGGCGTAGCGTAACTCAACAGCTGTACGTTCGTTGCCCATGCGATCCAGGAATTAGCGCATCGTTGTCAGCAAGCTCAACCACAGGCTCCCCAGCTTTGATTTTGTCACCCTCGTTAACGAACCAACGCGCTACTCGGCCATCGATCGTGGCCTCTATTTGTTGTTGACGCTGATTCGGGACATAGGCCATGACCTGACCACTCCCTTGCACATTCTGCTGCCACGGAGCCACCAAGCAGGTAACAAAAAAAATTAGCATAGCCAGAGCAAGTGTCTTGGCAACAGGCTTGGCACTGCCTGGTGGGGGAACTAATTCCACAGCATTCATGGTTTGCACTTCGCCCAGAGGGAGCTTGGTATGTTCAAGCTCAGACATCAACGCTCTCCTCGGAAAAATCGATGCTGCGGTCACACCAGGTGTAAAGCAAAGGCTGCTCCGACAAGGCAAGGATAGAAAGGTTTGAAAATTGTGGTAGCGAAGAAGCTAACGCCGTTTGCGCATCGGGCGGGAGCCTATCGAATACCTGATCCAAGATCACAAGAACTGGATGTCCTACCAGTACCCGAGCCAATGTCAGTCGCAGCAGTTGCCCGTAGGACAAAGGTGCTCCTTTGGGACCAAGCTCAGTGTGCAAGCCTTGTGGTAGATGGCGAATATCATTTTTGAGCCCAACTGCATCCAGTAGCTCCCAAATGTCTTCTGAGGATAGCGTTGCATCTGCTGCGCACATGTTATCTCTAATACTTCCCGGCAGGGCCTCAGCATCTCGAACTACCGCGACTTTTCTGCGCAGCGCATCCACCGAGATATCCCGTACGTCTCGTCCACCAAACTCCAGAATCCCGTGTTTGACCGGGCTCAGGCCGAACAAGGCATCACCGAGCGCTGTTGCAGCTTGTTCGCCTAGGCCATGCACATGAACTGATTCGTTTTGCCCCACGGCAAAAGTCAATGTGCAAACTTTCTCTATATTTTTCTGAAGTTGAAGACCTTCTGTGGCGAGCACAGGTCTATCCGTATCGAATATCAACTCGGAATCACCAACACTATCTTCTAGAGGCAAATCAAGTAGCTCGCCCATTTTATCGACTGAGGCTAAAAAGTCGTAAAAGGTTTCGACTTTCCTGCCGAGCTTGGCAATGGAAATGAGTACAGCAGTCACAATCAATTCAGCTGCCACGAGCTGACCGATGGTAAGCTGCTTGTTCATGACAAGCAGCCCTCCGATCGCAAGCAAGGTTACACTCGCAAATACCTGAATACTTAGCGCTCCAACAAACTGCCGAAACACCACCCGAAAATGACTATCGCGCTTTTGCAAATAATCCAGCGCGAGTGTATGGCTGCGTTTTTGAGCAAAGTCGCGACTTGCATCAAGTTTAAACAGCACCGGATGTCTTGCCATTTCCTCAAGCCAACCGGCTACCGCATATTTGGCTTTGGATTCACTAATGCCGCTCTGAATTCCCCCACGACCAAGAAAAGAAAAAACATAGACCGCGGTAACCACTAGTATAAGATCAAAGCCCAAAAGCCACGGGTGGTAAAAGGCTAGTACAGTAAGTCCAACGACAACGATGAGTGCCGCATCAAGACCGTCGGTGAGCAAATTAGCCACGGACTTTTGTGCCAAGAAAACGTCGAAAAAACGGTTAAGTAGTTCTGGACCGTTTCTTGTTTGGAATGCACCACTCTTGACGCGCACTAGGCGGGTATTAATTTCAGCAACGATTCGCACGAAAAGTCGGCGCTGCAGCATCTCGACCACACGCAGCTGAAGCGCCCGCAAAGCCGCCCAGATCCCAAGCGCGACTGCCAATAGCGTTGAGAGCACCAGCAATGGCTGACGCAGTCCAGTAAATGCAACCGTATTGACCAACGACTGAACGGCTATGGGGACTGCCAACGAAAACAAGCCCATGGTGATGCCGTAGATGACCACGACCGTAATATCGCCACGATCCAGTTCAAGAAAGGCCCAACTTCGTTTCAAGGCATTTTTTTGATGAAAAGCCGACAAAGCCAATTGCTGGGCATACACGGGAATACTTGCGCGCGGAGAGTCAATCACGTTTTGATCCGAATGCTTTTTGCCACGAAGCTTCAAGTTTCGCCATCCTCTCAGAGAAAGAGCCATAACACAAATATGACATACATTTCAGGTAAGTCAATACCGTAATCATAAACATGTATTTGAAATACATGAAATATAGTGCTAGATATTAACCATGCACAACGATGTTCAGCATTGGTCTTTTCTCAGCAATCATGCCCACGTGCTTATTTGCATTGCCCGCGATGCGACTGTTCGTGTTCGCGACATCGCGCTGACGGTGGGCATCACTGAGCGAGCAGTTCAGCGCATTTTAGGTGAACTGGAAGATGCAAGAGTGATCCGCCGAGAACGCGAGGGGCGTCGCAACCATTACGCCATCGATGGACGCCGACATCTTCGCCACAAGCTTGAATCAAATCATACGGTCAAAGAATTGCGATACACTGGTCCCCTAGCAATGAGCAACGAGGTATGCGTTCCAGCAGGGATCGGCTTCAACTTTCGTTTGTCGGGTGAAGTTGCCGTCGCCCTCGCCTTTGCCGTCATCACCTTCCCAATAGACATCGACTTTTGAAAAACCTACTTCGAGCAAAAGTTCTTGAAGCTCTTTGAGCTGCCAGAGCCGCCAGTCATACACGAAGGCATCTTTCATCTCACTGCCGTCAGGAAAATGAAAATGAATATGGTTGACTGTGTTCGCATCGATGGGATTGTAAAGATCTTGCTCCCAAATGTAGCTAAAGTCTTCGTGTTCCGTCTCTTCGATAAGCTCTTCTTGGGTCTCCGGACCCCCGAAATGATCAAGAATTAACATGCCGTCTTTGTGCAGCGAAGTCAGAACCGATTCGAAATACTCCGCAAGATCAGCACGCTCTTTGAAACCAAAATAGCTAAAGTTAAAGGCCACGGCAATATCAAAGTTGTGGGTCACCGTATGACGAACATCTTGCCGCAAAAGCGTTATGCGCTTTTTTTCATCCTCGTCCAAAGGATCAATGTTGTGCGTTTTGCCCCATTCTAGCACTTGTTCATCAAAATCAACACCGACAGCGCTTCGCTTTGGATCGCTCTTAGCCCAAAGCGCACACATCAAAGCAGTGCCGCAAAAGTCTTCGCGCAGTGAAAGAGGAGCGCGTCCGTTTGTTTGACGAAATACCTGCTCTAAAAATTCAATGTCGGTTTCTGGATCTTGAACCGCGCGTTGATAGAGCAGATGTTTGTCTGCTGTTTTCGCCGTAAGCCCGGATTTCGAGGCTGGTTTCTTTTTTCGTTTTGCTTCACCCATAATGCCAGGCGCACGATACGCGGATAGCGTAGAGTTTCAAGCTTTCTACTGATTTTTTACGATTTACTTAGCAGCGATGAATGCCCGCAACACTTGATGAGCAATGCGCGCTTGATAGTCATCGTCGAAGGCGACTGCATCCGTTCCGGATAATTGCGGCAAAGTCCGCGCTTCATCACGCTTGGGTTCTGGAATCACTTTGCTTTCATCCTGAAGCGGATTGGGCAGATGCCCTTCGAGGGCTGCCTCGCTAATGCTCGATTGTGCACCTTTGGCTTTGTCGGGATCGATCTGCTCGACAATAACATCTGGCTCGATACCCTCAGCCTGAATCGAACGGCCGGACGGCGTGTAGTATCTTGCGATGGTAAGCTTTAGCGCACTTCCGTCAGGAAACTCATTGATCGTTTGCACGCTGCCTTTGCCGAAGCTTCGCAACCCTACAATTGTCGCACGCTTGTTGTCTTGCAATGCTCCGGAGACGATTTCAGCAGCACTTGCTGAATACTGATTGATCAAAACAACCATGGGCCATTCTGGACGGGTACCTGCCGCATTCGCAGTGGCTTCATGAATAAGCACTCCACCTCGACCTCGCGTGGTTACGATAGTGCCGCGCGATAAAAACTCATCACTCACGCCTATGGCCTCATCAAGAAGGCCACCTGGATTGTTTCGCAAATCAAGAATCAGGCCTTGAATGCCGCCGTTTTTTGCAGCACGGGATGCAGCCTCATCGAGCGCTCGGCGAAGTTCGGTTGTGGTGGTTTTCTGAAAAGCTTTAAGTTGCAGGTAGACAACTTGATCGGCGAGCAGGCGCGCTTCGACGGCATGCACACGAATAATCTCACGGCGTAAAGTCATGTCCACCACTTGTTGGCTCTTTTGACGACGCAACCTAAAGTGAACGGGCGTTCCAGGCTCGCCTCGCATCAAACGAATCGCTTCACTAATAGGCATGTCTCGCGCTTCTTGCCGTTCGATAAATACAAAACGATCACCGGGTTCGATGCGTGCACGTTCAGCAGGGCCTCCATCAAAGACGCCAACAACAGTCAACCAACCATCGGATGCATCGATTTCCACACCTATGCCACCAAAGCGACCTTCGGTGTCTGCATTCAGCAC belongs to Myxococcales bacterium and includes:
- a CDS encoding S41 family peptidase; the encoded protein is MILQKMNKIPIKKRVSAALALVLAFACGAAFASTIAAALPTSASPYRNLGVFAQALAYVERSYVDEPDQDKLIQGAVRGMVLELDPHSAYMDPQAYRVLNADTEGRFGGIGVEIDASDGWLTVVGVFDGGPAERARIEPGDRFVFIERQEARDMPISEAIRLMRGEPGTPVHFRLRRQKSQQVVDMTLRREIIRVHAVEARLLADQVVYLQLKAFQKTTTTELRRALDEAASRAAKNGGIQGLILDLRNNPGGLLDEAIGVSDEFLSRGTIVTTRGRGGVLIHEATANAAGTRPEWPMVVLINQYSASAAEIVSGALQDNKRATIVGLRSFGKGSVQTINEFPDGSALKLTIARYYTPSGRSIQAEGIEPDVIVEQIDPDKAKGAQSSISEAALEGHLPNPLQDESKVIPEPKRDEARTLPQLSGTDAVAFDDDYQARIAHQVLRAFIAAK
- a CDS encoding biotin/lipoyl-binding protein; this translates as MSELEHTKLPLGEVQTMNAVELVPPPGSAKPVAKTLALAMLIFFVTCLVAPWQQNVQGSGQVMAYVPNQRQQQIEATIDGRVARWFVNEGDKIKAGEPVVELADNDALIPGSHGQRTYSC
- a CDS encoding TolC family protein, with protein sequence MKGIILFIKLLCWIVAALFINFAMPIESFAEQADKRRKEQVLHPEDVVRSVQKHHPHIRIALEQLKQAEGKLTEADGGFDPRLEASGKSRSGGYYELRSLDVGLKQATGLWGAELFAGYRLGLGLEDERYPSYYSDETLGGGEVRGGVQVPLWRGGPIDERRAKIRSQEKLLHASEQVVRATSLSLELQAIKHYWQWVAAGLAREVALELLELAEERDRQLSQRLSAGAVTEFDLWDNQRMVLERKEGLIKATRHFEQSTIALSMFLRDSQGRPLLAQPTELPHDILVLEAPTLDTQAALRQVSQCHPLLRSELAKVEAYGVTLDLAKNQFAPQVDLKAQLSRDLGDASRNTTLPGTVFEGGVTFSMPLLLRPERGRLTQRKAEIMEAKEKLRYVRDNLVTSVHDAASALKAAHRQAQIVNKLVQTAEKLAEGERTRFDSGMGNLMFVNLREQSSASARLDLIEALVKSHVAKARWSNLTAVGCH
- a CDS encoding winged helix-turn-helix transcriptional regulator, whose product is MHNDVQHWSFLSNHAHVLICIARDATVRVRDIALTVGITERAVQRILGELEDARVIRREREGRRNHYAIDGRRHLRHKLESNHTVKELRYTGPLAMSNEVCVPAGIGFNFRLSGEVAVALAFAVITFPIDIDF
- a CDS encoding HlyD family efflux transporter periplasmic adaptor subunit — its product is MGNERTAVELRYAAQIARVENLESRIASLRASQRAQIDSARAKVQITTEELASKEQDLQAAKAEFETNQINFTRQQKLKEEGLASVRDLELAELAFRQSQAKVQSSEAEVRAAKQKLEQERANLNQAQASSQASISDAEASLQSAQTDIASTNATLARLDVDIARQKQQTVVAPADGTILRVLVRQGGEQVKQGAVLAVMVPDVDDRAVALFVDGNDAALIRRNYKVRLQFEGWPAIQFSGWPSVAAGTFGGRVAFVDAADDGQGNFRILVVPDPKDEPWPNPNYLRQGVRAKGWFLLRQVPLGFEIWRQFNGFPPATSPPPPDKTKGSS
- a CDS encoding ABC transporter ATP-binding protein, with translation MALSLRGWRNLKLRGKKHSDQNVIDSPRASIPVYAQQLALSAFHQKNALKRSWAFLELDRGDITVVVIYGITMGLFSLAVPIAVQSLVNTVAFTGLRQPLLVLSTLLAVALGIWAALRALQLRVVEMLQRRLFVRIVAEINTRLVRVKSGAFQTRNGPELLNRFFDVFLAQKSVANLLTDGLDAALIVVVGLTVLAFYHPWLLGFDLILVVTAVYVFSFLGRGGIQSGISESKAKYAVAGWLEEMARHPVLFKLDASRDFAQKRSHTLALDYLQKRDSHFRVVFRQFVGALSIQVFASVTLLAIGGLLVMNKQLTIGQLVAAELIVTAVLISIAKLGRKVETFYDFLASVDKMGELLDLPLEDSVGDSELIFDTDRPVLATEGLQLQKNIEKVCTLTFAVGQNESVHVHGLGEQAATALGDALFGLSPVKHGILEFGGRDVRDISVDALRRKVAVVRDAEALPGSIRDNMCAADATLSSEDIWELLDAVGLKNDIRHLPQGLHTELGPKGAPLSYGQLLRLTLARVLVGHPVLVILDQVFDRLPPDAQTALASSLPQFSNLSILALSEQPLLYTWCDRSIDFSEESVDV